One window of Chloroflexus aggregans DSM 9485 genomic DNA carries:
- a CDS encoding heme o synthase translates to MAVRTVVRLLIVGLLLTLATIISGALVTVSASAAACSSWPLCLEIVSDGGNPLVWIAMSHRLIVAPALLVVLAGTWAVWRSTEIDAPPRWTALVAVFFFLSQALAGALLVWGVPAMVADVWHLSGALMAFGAQVLTLLLIVIPVPSANERLSGRAAQTQRRLRGLAAWAAAAAGVAALAIGARSVAPAVEMAVGLPANSVGALSFAALLSGLMAVEIRRRLPVAAQSSVVAMALPRYSPLLPILALIALAGLWLPGGHLLSLSAASLLWAGALAAAVIIHRTPLHFMTAIAPSRTASKWRTVIADYISLTKPKVISLLLVTTLTTMFITEAGLPSWWLVLWTMIGGYLAAGGAGAINCAFDSDIDVNMGRTSRRPVPSGRISARAAFIFGVILSVLSIVVLWVFTTPLAAFFAFLGIIYYAYFYTSLLKRSTWQNIIIGGGAGAIPPLVGWTAVTGSLSLMAVVLFAIIFYWTPPHFWALALVKQKDYARAGVPMLPVVAGEGETRWQILVYSAIMVAVSLLPVAIGAMSWIYLAGALLFGLRFMRDAWAVWKVGDQAAIWGLYKYSLLYLALVFAVMVADRLILG, encoded by the coding sequence ATGGCCGTGCGCACTGTTGTTCGATTGCTCATCGTTGGATTGCTGTTAACGTTAGCAACCATCATCTCTGGTGCGCTGGTAACGGTATCGGCCAGCGCAGCAGCTTGTTCGTCGTGGCCGTTATGTCTTGAAATTGTGAGTGACGGTGGTAATCCCCTCGTTTGGATTGCAATGTCTCACCGCCTGATTGTTGCACCGGCGTTGTTGGTCGTCCTTGCCGGTACGTGGGCGGTATGGCGATCCACCGAAATAGATGCTCCTCCACGTTGGACGGCACTGGTTGCCGTGTTCTTCTTCTTATCGCAAGCATTAGCCGGCGCTTTACTCGTCTGGGGTGTGCCGGCCATGGTGGCCGATGTCTGGCACCTTTCGGGTGCGCTGATGGCGTTCGGGGCACAGGTCTTAACCCTATTACTTATTGTTATTCCCGTTCCATCTGCGAACGAACGTTTGTCAGGGCGCGCTGCACAAACGCAGCGCCGTTTGCGCGGCTTAGCGGCATGGGCAGCGGCGGCTGCTGGCGTGGCCGCTCTGGCGATTGGGGCACGCAGTGTGGCTCCGGCAGTTGAAATGGCTGTTGGGTTGCCGGCAAATAGTGTCGGTGCATTGAGTTTTGCCGCATTGTTGTCGGGATTAATGGCAGTTGAGATTCGACGGCGATTGCCGGTAGCAGCGCAATCTTCGGTAGTAGCGATGGCGTTGCCGCGCTATAGCCCGCTCTTGCCGATCTTAGCTCTCATCGCTCTCGCCGGTCTGTGGCTTCCTGGCGGACATCTGCTCAGCCTATCGGCAGCGTCATTGCTCTGGGCCGGTGCCTTAGCCGCCGCAGTCATCATCCACCGTACACCACTCCACTTTATGACGGCGATAGCTCCGTCACGGACGGCATCTAAGTGGCGCACTGTGATCGCCGATTACATCAGTCTGACGAAGCCCAAGGTGATTTCACTGTTGTTGGTGACAACGTTGACCACGATGTTCATCACCGAGGCCGGTTTGCCGTCGTGGTGGTTGGTCTTGTGGACAATGATCGGTGGCTATTTGGCAGCCGGTGGCGCCGGCGCGATCAATTGCGCGTTTGATAGCGATATTGACGTCAACATGGGTCGCACCAGTCGGCGACCGGTACCGAGTGGGCGCATCTCGGCTCGCGCCGCGTTTATCTTCGGCGTGATCCTTAGCGTGTTGTCGATCGTTGTACTTTGGGTCTTTACCACGCCGTTAGCCGCTTTCTTTGCCTTCCTCGGTATCATCTACTACGCCTATTTCTACACGAGTCTGCTTAAGCGCAGCACATGGCAGAACATTATCATCGGTGGTGGTGCAGGGGCGATTCCGCCGCTCGTGGGATGGACGGCGGTGACCGGTTCGCTCAGCCTGATGGCGGTGGTGCTGTTTGCGATTATCTTCTACTGGACGCCACCCCACTTTTGGGCTTTGGCGTTGGTTAAGCAGAAGGACTATGCCCGTGCCGGGGTACCGATGTTGCCGGTAGTGGCCGGCGAAGGTGAAACGCGCTGGCAGATTCTCGTCTACTCGGCTATCATGGTTGCGGTATCGCTGCTGCCGGTAGCAATCGGTGCGATGAGTTGGATCTATCTCGCCGGTGCGCTACTGTTTGGCCTGCGTTTTATGCGTGATGCCTGGGCAGTGTGGAAAGTTGGCGATCAGGCGGCGATCTGGGGCCTGTATAAGTATTCGCTGCTCTATCTGGCTCTGGTGTTTGCCGTCATGGTGGCCGATCGGTTGATCCTTGGATAA
- a CDS encoding cytochrome c oxidase subunit II, giving the protein MAAWFIFWVTAIIAIGGQIPLIVAAWRLYRQPPTAPAHIPRSNGQADLAWTLVTALATVVLFGFAYLALP; this is encoded by the coding sequence ATGGCTGCATGGTTCATCTTTTGGGTAACGGCGATCATCGCGATTGGTGGTCAAATCCCGTTGATCGTTGCGGCGTGGCGGCTGTACCGTCAACCACCGACGGCACCGGCTCACATACCGCGGAGCAATGGTCAGGCCGATCTCGCCTGGACACTGGTTACGGCGTTGGCGACGGTCGTGTTATTTGGATTCGCGTATCTGGCACTACCCTAG